The following proteins come from a genomic window of Sardina pilchardus chromosome 1, fSarPil1.1, whole genome shotgun sequence:
- the LOC134071034 gene encoding zinc finger protein 501-like — MDLSSACISVGSRGSDGSSVVHHIALRVPFTDLTGGEKKTGSNVTVNGEGSSSVSDEDESAPCQHEFQVFSCSLCPLSYTAQIFLHKHIKRSHTDEYVRLLRSGEIRSETLAPSRVNGSINQHTQTQSQNQNLTQTSAAVSSRITQSSNAPLDRREEVVENHRQQQQQQQQQPQQPQQQQQPPPPLQLSGGGEWVFLCPLCGKAFPEEAPLRQHQTTHYAGTLRNTLEHSRQNTLEVSRQNTLEHSRQNTLEVSRQNTLEHSRQNTLEVSRQNTLEHSRQAALKEHRRTRAGDWPYHCSQCGKSFAPEASFRRHRRTHTGERPYHCTQCGKSFTREDHLKQHRRTHTGERPYRCPQCGKSFTEGGALRQHQRIHTGERPYHCTQCGKSFTTDGTLKRHQRIHTGERPYRCSECGKSFTLQGDLKRHQRTHTGERPYHCTQCGKSFSQSGDLKKHLRTHKKETAS, encoded by the exons ATGGACCTGTCAAGCGCATGCATTTCGGTGGGATCGCGCGGTTCTGACGGTAGCAGCGTGGTGCACCATATAGCACTGCGTGTCCCGTTCACGGATTTAACGGGCGGCGAGAAAAAGACCGGATCTAACGTTACTGTTAACGGAGAAGGTTCCTCTTCGGTGTCTGATGAAGACGAGTCGGCTCCGTGTCAGCATG AGTTTCAGGTGTTCTCCTGCTCGCTCTGCCCCCTGTCCTACACGGCTCAGATCTTCCTCCACAAGCACATCAAGAGGAGCCACACGGACGAGTACGTGCGCCTGCTGAGGTCTGGAGAGATCCGATCAGAGACTCTGGCGCCCTCTAGAGTAAATGGCAGCATCAACCAGCACACTCAGACCCAGAGCCAGAACCAGAACCTGACCCAAACTTCAGCAGCCGTGTCGTCCAGGATCACCCAGTCCTCTAACGCCCCATTGGACAGGCGGGAGGAAGTCGTGGAGAATCAC cgtcaacagcaacaacaacaacaacaacaaccacaacaaccacaacagcagcaacagcctcCGCCTCCACTGCAGCTCTctgggggtggggagtgggtCTTCCTCTGCCCTCTGTGTGGCAAAGCCTTCCCTGAGGAGGCTCCCCTGAGACAGCACCAGACCACTCACTACGCCGGAACACTACGGAACACTCTAGAACACTCACGCCAGAACACTCTAGAAGTCTCACGCCAGAACACTCTAGAACACTCACGCCAGAACACTCTAGAAGTCTCACGCCAGAACACTCTAGAACACTCACGCCAGAACACTCTAGAAGTCTCACGCCAGAACACTCTAGAACACTCACGCCAGGCGGCTCTGAAGGAGCACCGGCGGACTCGCGCCGGCGACTGGCCCTACCACTGCTCCCAGTGCGGCAAGAGCTTTGCGCCGGAGGCCAGTTTCAGACGGCACCGACGCACTCACACgggagagaggccgtaccactgcaCTCAGTGCGGCAAGAGCTTCACCAGAGAGGATCATCTCAAACAGCACCGGCGCACTCACACAGGCGAGAGGCCGTACCGCTGTCCGCAGTGCGGCAAGAGCTTCACCGAAGGGGGCGCCCTTCGACAGCACCAGCGCATCCACACGGGAGAGAGACCGTACCACTGCACTCAGTGCGGCAAGAGCTTCACCACGGATGGGACTCTCAAGCGGCACCAGCGCATTCACACAGGAGAGCGGCCGTACCGCTGCTCTGAATGTGGCAAGAGCTTCACCCTACAGGGAGACCTCAAACGACACCAGCgcactcacacaggagagaggccatACCACTGCACCCAGTGTGGCAAGAGCTTCAGTCAGTCTGGTGATCTGAAGAAACATCTGCGGACTCACAAGAAAGAGACAGCTTCATAG